DNA from Prunus persica cultivar Lovell chromosome G6, Prunus_persica_NCBIv2, whole genome shotgun sequence:
ATGTGTATGTGCATCTAGATGTACCCCTCATTTgtttaatcttttttatttaattacgtTTAAATCTTCATATAATCCTTTCAGCCATAAActttatttcattaaaaaatgaacTAAATTTCACTAAATATAATGCATCtcttacaaattttttatttatttatcatataCATTTCCAATATATGTCCTAATCGGAAATGGGTTGGATTAGTCTCACTCACAACATTAGGTCACGCCACACATAGCCCTAAACCCAGTGCCGGGCCTGGGCCATTTTCATGAGCTCTACATGGTATCCTAGCTTATATCCCTCCCTATCAATCAAACTAATTAGtttatcagaattttttttcagacAATTTAGTAattgacttttctttttcactttggTTACTTGGGTTCCACTCATTACTCTAGTTTAGGTCACTAACTTTCATTTTACATTTACCTTTGTTCATGCCTTTGTAAAAAATGTTTTGACTTTAAAACTAGTATCAAAGCCAAAATATAAagagttcaatttttaaaatgaaaaaagtgtTGCATTAAGTATTTAATCCCAAATTGATTTGCTAAATAATGTGGTCGGCATGTTATCATGATGATACCCGTGAGTGATGTGGTAAACAATGTGGTTAGTAAATATAAATTAGTAATCTTATTGACTACATCTTTTTCATAGAAATAGTGTTATTGATGCATTggaacaacaagaagaaatctgaaaattattGCAACCTAGATAGCTACTCCCTCTTTGGTACATATAGTTTTGATATATATTGCTTCACTAATCATATCCCAAATCCCAAATTGAAGTTGATTCTTGGCTATGTGagatttcttcttctgaaCAAAGATTTAAATCCATATTTCCCCTTTGGATATCAAATGCTCTATCTATAGCCAGATCTTCAATACCACCTCCCCAATAGCTTGCTCCATAGTCTCCCACTTTAGTGTCAGAAACCTCACCCCCAACTTGACCATTAATTACAAGTGCACCACTGTTCTGACCAATCTGATTGGCCTTCTGCAGCTCCATATTAATCCAATCCACCATACTCGTAACACCAGTATCAACAGGGAATTCATCAAACAAAGGAAATTTCCCCTCAGCCAATAAACCAGAAGCACATAATGCAGATTCATGGTCTACCTTCGATTTCTTATacacaaaccctaaacccaacTCAGAACTCTTCAAGCCCTGACGATTTTGCCAAGCCTCTTCATCAAAGATGCTGTTCTTCCTCTTTTCACTGCTGGGCAAGCTGCACATCCGCTTCCCATTATTCTTGCCTTTGATTTGACTAAGGCCAGAAGGGCTTTCTTTCTGATCCTCCTTTTCATTTGAGTCAGAGATTTTGAGGCAAGTCTCAGTAAGTTGCAGAAGGACTTCTTCTTGATTGACCACTTTTGACCAAATAGCAGTCTCCTTAGCAGTCATTTTATCTTGCAAACACTTGCTCTGCCTCACAAGCCTTCTCATCCTATCTGAATTAGGAGCCATGTGCTTGATCACAGCAGCCAAGACACTCACTTTCCAAGCCTTTTTAAGATCATGAGGCTTCCTATAAGGAGGAGCACCATGATCTATAGAAACCCCTTGGTCACCCCACCAAAGCTCCTCCCCTGTAGGCCACCATGGAGGAGCCAAGCCCTTCTCCAATGGGAACCTCCTCTGTGCAGGCACACAGCGCTGCATCAGAGCAGAAAGCAGAGACCCCAAAGTAGTGTCTTGCAGTtcatgaagaagatgagcaTAAGAGCCATGGTCCAATTCACCTTGCTCAAAAATCAAAGCTGGCAAGTACTCAGCTATGGCAG
Protein-coding regions in this window:
- the LOC18773309 gene encoding putative ETHYLENE INSENSITIVE 3-like 4 protein — translated: MVEFHGEVDPPGLGVLAEDEEEAVDISYGELKKRMWKDNMRLRKFKEDRKIIEEEGEEEEEEEEEEEEAETLAKQEVSRRKKMARAQDSILKYMVKIMEVCKGKGFVYGIVPEKGKPVTGSSDSLREWWKDKVIFNRNAPTAIAEYLPALIFEQGELDHGSYAHLLHELQDTTLGSLLSALMQRCVPAQRRFPLEKGLAPPWWPTGEELWWGDQGVSIDHGAPPYRKPHDLKKAWKVSVLAAVIKHMAPNSDRMRRLVRQSKCLQDKMTAKETAIWSKVVNQEEVLLQLTETCLKISDSNEKEDQKESPSGLSQIKGKNNGKRMCSLPSSEKRKNSIFDEEAWQNRQGLKSSELGLGFVYKKSKVDHESALCASGLLAEGKFPLFDEFPVDTGVTSMVDWINMELQKANQIGQNSGALVINGQVGGEVSDTKVGDYGASYWGGGIEDLAIDRAFDIQRGNMDLNLCSEEEISHSQESTSIWDLGYD